A stretch of the Archangium violaceum genome encodes the following:
- a CDS encoding type II 3-dehydroquinate dehydratase, translating into MGKRLLVLHGPNLNLLGEREGRQGGRLADLDAALNARAAELGLELKVVQSNHEGVLIDTLQAERSRLDGVVVSPAGLFGSYPLMEALEAVGVPAIEVYLEELGGRESVVAEACAATIEGQGFDSYLEALERFASGELAGELTEEDEEPVEEGEEGEESEGRVKTLGRRKKDIPREKSLAVSPSRALARSADAPVKTLGRKVKGTPAADFLTRALVRQKIADRLAGRLTPAELATWARSKWTEVQRGAPAESGYRDMLEESLQRLTLSTMPASKLSESELVDMMTRLEG; encoded by the coding sequence ATGGGCAAGAGGTTGTTGGTACTGCATGGGCCGAACCTGAACCTGCTGGGCGAGCGGGAGGGCAGGCAGGGGGGACGGCTCGCGGACCTCGATGCCGCCCTGAATGCCCGGGCCGCGGAGCTGGGGCTGGAGCTGAAGGTGGTGCAGTCCAACCACGAGGGCGTTCTCATCGACACGCTCCAGGCCGAGCGCTCCCGGTTGGACGGCGTGGTGGTGAGCCCCGCGGGGCTGTTCGGCTCGTACCCGCTGATGGAGGCGCTGGAGGCCGTGGGCGTGCCCGCCATCGAGGTGTACCTGGAGGAGCTCGGCGGGCGTGAGTCCGTGGTGGCCGAGGCCTGCGCCGCCACCATCGAGGGCCAGGGCTTCGACTCGTACCTCGAGGCCCTCGAGCGCTTCGCGAGCGGGGAGCTCGCCGGGGAGCTGACGGAGGAGGACGAGGAGCCGGTGGAGGAGGGCGAGGAAGGGGAGGAGTCGGAGGGGCGGGTGAAGACGCTCGGCCGCCGGAAGAAGGACATTCCCCGGGAGAAATCCCTGGCCGTGTCTCCGTCGAGGGCCCTGGCGCGCTCCGCCGATGCCCCGGTGAAGACGCTGGGCCGCAAGGTGAAGGGCACGCCCGCGGCGGACTTCCTCACCCGGGCCCTGGTGCGGCAGAAGATCGCCGACCGGCTGGCGGGCCGGCTGACGCCCGCGGAGCTGGCCACCTGGGCCCGTTCGAAGTGGACGGAGGTGCAGCGTGGCGCTCCGGCGGAGAGTGGCTACCGGGACATGCTGGAGGAGTCCCTGCAGCGCCTCACCCTGTCCACCATGCCCGCCAGCAAGCTGTCGGAATCGGAGCTCGTGGACATGATGACCCGGTTGGAAGGGTGA
- the fmt gene encoding methionyl-tRNA formyltransferase: MTRPRIVFMGTPEFAVPSLAALFDIGDVVAVVTQPDKPKGRGQALAVSPVKAYALERGVPVLQPQKLRTPPFSEELRRFAPDVAVVTAYGKILPKDLLETPVKGCLNVHASLLPRFRGAAPIQWAIAHGDTETGVALMVMDEGLDTGPVLAEKRLPIAPDETSATLHDKLSKLGGELLRECLPAYLRGELKPVPQPSEGMVLAPIIQKEDGKLDFKRPAVELERRLRAFTPWPGAFTTLDGKLFKVHRAKVGQGRGEPGTVVSAGPQGLEVACGEGSLVLLEVQPEGKRVMAAGEFLAGRKLAPGSRPFDT; this comes from the coding sequence ATGACCCGCCCCCGCATCGTCTTCATGGGCACCCCCGAGTTCGCCGTGCCCTCCCTGGCCGCCCTCTTCGACATCGGAGACGTGGTGGCCGTCGTCACCCAGCCGGACAAGCCCAAGGGCCGTGGCCAGGCGCTGGCCGTCTCCCCCGTGAAGGCCTACGCGCTCGAGCGCGGGGTGCCCGTGTTGCAGCCGCAGAAGCTGCGCACCCCTCCCTTCTCCGAGGAGCTGCGTAGGTTCGCCCCGGATGTCGCCGTGGTGACGGCCTACGGGAAGATCCTCCCCAAGGATCTGCTGGAGACGCCGGTGAAGGGGTGCCTCAACGTGCACGCCTCGCTGCTCCCGCGCTTCCGCGGCGCAGCCCCCATCCAGTGGGCCATCGCCCATGGGGACACGGAGACGGGCGTGGCGTTGATGGTGATGGACGAGGGCCTGGACACCGGCCCGGTCCTCGCGGAGAAGCGCCTGCCCATCGCCCCGGACGAGACGAGTGCCACGCTGCACGACAAGCTCTCCAAGCTGGGCGGGGAGCTGCTGCGCGAGTGCCTCCCCGCGTACCTGCGCGGCGAGCTGAAGCCGGTGCCACAGCCCTCGGAGGGCATGGTGCTCGCCCCCATCATCCAGAAGGAGGATGGGAAGCTCGACTTCAAGCGGCCGGCGGTGGAGCTGGAGCGGCGGCTGCGCGCCTTCACCCCGTGGCCGGGAGCCTTCACCACGCTGGACGGCAAGCTGTTCAAGGTGCACCGGGCGAAGGTGGGGCAGGGGCGTGGCGAGCCGGGGACGGTGGTATCCGCGGGCCCGCAGGGGTTGGAGGTGGCGTGCGGGGAGGGCTCCCTGGTGCTGCTGGAGGTGCAGCCCGAGGGCAAGCGGGTGATGGCGGCGGGCGAGTTCCTCGCGGGCCGCAAGCTGGCGCCGGGCAGCCGGCCATTCGACACGTAG
- a CDS encoding signal protein: MRRKYLIDTGFQLRYMLRLAALGGGGVMLVGVLAYRAHREAVESGASPEALAAGGETMLWLIGLGALLMAGLMALLGLVLTHRVAGPIHVMSLYIATLAAGRYPRMRPLRKKDELLGFFNRFSEAVDRIREREAEEARLLAEVIEALRPLATTQDAQAALSILGSIRARKRQAIEGPTSGALKSVA; this comes from the coding sequence ATGCGCCGGAAATATCTGATCGATACCGGGTTCCAGCTCCGGTACATGCTCCGGCTCGCCGCGCTCGGCGGAGGCGGGGTGATGCTCGTCGGAGTGCTGGCGTACCGGGCCCACCGGGAAGCGGTGGAGAGCGGTGCGTCCCCCGAGGCCCTCGCCGCCGGTGGCGAGACGATGCTGTGGCTCATCGGGCTGGGCGCCCTGCTCATGGCGGGGTTGATGGCCCTGCTCGGGCTCGTGCTCACCCACCGCGTGGCCGGCCCCATCCATGTGATGAGCCTCTACATCGCGACGCTCGCCGCCGGCCGCTACCCGCGCATGCGCCCGCTGCGCAAGAAGGACGAGTTGCTCGGCTTCTTCAACCGCTTCAGCGAGGCGGTGGATCGCATCCGCGAGCGCGAGGCGGAGGAGGCCCGGTTGCTCGCCGAGGTCATCGAGGCCCTGCGGCCCCTGGCCACCACCCAGGATGCCCAGGCCGCGCTCAGCATCCTCGGCTCCATCCGCGCTCGCAAACGTCAGGCCATCGAAGGTCCCACCTCGGGTGCGCTGAAGTCCGTTGCCTGA